In the genome of Coraliomargarita algicola, one region contains:
- the parS gene encoding type II RES/Xre toxin-antitoxin system antitoxin produces the protein MNKKEKACDLIIEEPAAIYGEKPGMPKGEAMGPGETVACIRAGLPMVEFEALQALLGLGAEELAGHLGISRSTLVRRRKGRRLDPQESDRLLRYARLYARAKSTLGDEAAAQQWLKAPTRALGYENPLQFAETEAGAREVENLLGRIEHGVFS, from the coding sequence ATGAATAAAAAAGAGAAAGCATGCGATCTTATCATTGAAGAACCCGCTGCGATCTATGGCGAAAAGCCCGGCATGCCCAAAGGCGAAGCAATGGGACCGGGCGAAACGGTAGCATGCATCCGTGCGGGGCTGCCGATGGTCGAATTTGAAGCACTGCAGGCACTTTTAGGCTTGGGGGCTGAGGAGTTGGCAGGGCATTTGGGGATTTCGCGCAGCACTTTGGTTCGTCGGCGCAAGGGGCGTCGTTTAGACCCACAGGAATCGGATCGGCTCTTACGATATGCGCGGCTGTATGCACGGGCCAAAAGCACATTGGGCGATGAAGCTGCGGCACAACAATGGCTGAAAGCGCCCACACGTGCGCTGGGCTACGAGAATCCGCTACAGTTTGCCGAGACCGAAGCGGGTGCACGTGAAGTGGAAAATTTATTAGGTCGCATCGAGCACGGTGTATTTAGCTAA
- a CDS encoding RES family NAD+ phosphorylase, which translates to MITAWRIVQTRWAGRAFDGEGARLYGGRWNPPGLPVVYLADTRALAALETLVHAEGSLHKVQYVRYPVSFSKQLIETAALSELTDALSSLTVSPRTQTVGRDWLRRAQQPILEVRSAIIPEEPNYLLNPRHAKFDRIKIGMAEPFAFDPRLI; encoded by the coding sequence ATGATTACGGCTTGGCGGATCGTGCAGACACGTTGGGCAGGACGTGCTTTTGACGGTGAAGGCGCGCGGCTGTATGGTGGACGCTGGAATCCGCCGGGACTGCCTGTAGTGTATCTGGCCGACACGCGGGCGTTGGCAGCGCTGGAAACCTTGGTGCACGCAGAGGGTTCACTGCACAAGGTGCAGTATGTCCGCTATCCAGTGAGTTTTTCAAAGCAATTGATCGAGACGGCGGCACTCTCTGAATTAACGGATGCCTTGTCATCGTTAACGGTTTCGCCCCGCACGCAAACAGTGGGGCGGGATTGGCTTAGGCGCGCCCAACAACCAATCCTGGAAGTGCGCAGTGCGATTATCCCCGAAGAGCCGAACTACTTATTAAATCCTCGGCATGCGAAATTTGACCGAATAAAGATCGGCATGGCCGAACCCTTTGCCTTTGATCCGCGTCTGATTTGA
- a CDS encoding DUF456 domain-containing protein, whose protein sequence is MTAMEYTALGVSVLIFMIGLAGSLLPVVPGSLIVWLGVIVHRLWMGAEDSVTWKIVILGGVLTLLGQLADFVMGVWGARRFGATWKGAVGAFVGAFVGFFIPPPLFWLIVGPILGAVIGELAAGRSFRDGGKAGIGTVVGGILAFALKFGISVCVICLFFLDLFFV, encoded by the coding sequence ATGACTGCAATGGAATATACGGCGCTGGGTGTCAGCGTGTTGATTTTTATGATCGGCTTGGCTGGCTCTTTGCTGCCGGTGGTGCCTGGGAGTCTCATCGTATGGCTGGGTGTGATCGTACACCGCCTCTGGATGGGTGCGGAAGACTCGGTGACTTGGAAGATCGTGATCCTTGGCGGCGTGCTGACACTACTCGGGCAGTTGGCAGACTTCGTGATGGGCGTCTGGGGCGCGCGGCGATTTGGCGCGACTTGGAAAGGCGCGGTCGGCGCTTTTGTGGGAGCCTTCGTGGGCTTCTTCATCCCTCCCCCGCTCTTCTGGCTGATCGTCGGCCCGATTCTGGGTGCGGTGATTGGCGAACTGGCCGCGGGCCGCAGTTTTCGTGATGGTGGCAAAGCGGGCATCGGCACCGTGGTGGGCGGCATCTTGGCCTTTGCGCTCAAGTTTGGAATCAGCGTGTGCGTGATCTGCCTGTTCTTTTTGGACTTATTCTTTGTTTGA
- a CDS encoding cation-translocating P-type ATPase: MSKVRPSPNAAEWVDALAVFLQESSRVEAIRVDATHHRVEVATLGEVDVAALQARLEATLAAIEQSPHSKAIGVSVDSKPDGGLELSKATCLTAPKLWRWRELSMPGEAAAEEEDWRTLAMLAGACAILGLTAWGMDTADVAPAWLPMGLYLAAMLAGGWDAFQDAREGLPKGELDIHFLMLAVAVGAACIGAWAEGALLLFLFSFSGALEHFALHRTRREINSLFDAAPKTALRVDASGSEHQIPVSQVQVGHILSVKPGGLFPVDAEVIEGKTAADESNLTGEANPVAKLQGDPVFSGTLNLWGAVRVRATKLAGESALQKVIRLIQEAQHLKAPSQRFTDRFGTGYTVGILGLTALMFFVWWLGFGIPAFTNTELGFSAFYRAMTLLVVASPCALVISIPSAILASIAWGARHGVLFRGGAAIEKLAEVNLVALDKTGTLTTGEMEVDRIESFPPGREDEALELAYSLESHGSHPIGRAIQKYAKAQGAHQRKIDDFEAMSGQGVQGRAGDALCVLGQRELLEAGPLAEWIQSVPEPSQEFVENWIFKGDLIARILLRDQIRLESAATLEALRGLGVRTVMLTGDRRAAAESVGSQIGIDEIRAALSPEGKVSAIREYTEAGYKVAMVGDGVNDAPCLAAAYVSVAMGARGSDAALEQSEVVLMKDRIENFLAAVSLSNRARAIIRQNLAIALGTVILMAGAAILGWIPLSIGVFAHEGSTVVVCLNSLRLLFQSNKE, from the coding sequence ATGAGTAAAGTAAGGCCGAGTCCAAATGCTGCTGAATGGGTCGATGCTCTGGCTGTATTTTTACAGGAGAGCAGTCGCGTCGAGGCGATCCGGGTGGATGCTACGCATCATCGAGTCGAGGTTGCGACCTTGGGCGAAGTGGATGTCGCTGCGTTGCAAGCGCGTCTGGAGGCGACGCTGGCTGCCATTGAACAAAGCCCACACTCCAAAGCAATCGGAGTCTCGGTCGATTCCAAGCCTGATGGTGGACTGGAATTGAGCAAAGCGACTTGCCTGACTGCGCCTAAACTTTGGCGCTGGCGCGAATTGTCGATGCCTGGGGAGGCTGCGGCCGAGGAAGAGGATTGGCGAACTCTGGCCATGCTGGCCGGCGCCTGTGCCATCTTGGGTCTTACGGCTTGGGGCATGGATACTGCGGACGTGGCTCCTGCCTGGCTGCCGATGGGGCTGTATCTCGCTGCGATGCTGGCGGGTGGTTGGGACGCCTTTCAGGATGCGCGGGAGGGACTGCCCAAGGGGGAGCTGGATATACACTTTCTAATGTTGGCCGTGGCGGTCGGTGCGGCCTGCATCGGTGCGTGGGCGGAAGGGGCATTGTTGCTCTTTCTCTTTTCGTTTTCGGGGGCCTTGGAGCATTTTGCGCTGCACCGCACGCGCCGCGAGATAAACAGTCTATTCGATGCGGCTCCTAAGACGGCCTTGCGAGTGGATGCCTCAGGGAGCGAGCATCAGATACCGGTGTCTCAGGTGCAGGTCGGCCATATACTGTCGGTCAAGCCCGGCGGGCTATTTCCGGTAGATGCCGAAGTGATCGAAGGGAAAACTGCCGCCGACGAGTCCAATCTCACAGGTGAGGCGAACCCAGTCGCGAAGCTCCAAGGTGATCCTGTGTTTAGTGGCACGCTCAATCTGTGGGGCGCGGTGCGCGTTCGGGCGACGAAGCTCGCGGGGGAGAGTGCTTTGCAGAAAGTGATTCGGCTGATCCAAGAAGCGCAGCATTTAAAAGCGCCCAGTCAGCGCTTCACTGACCGCTTTGGCACGGGGTATACTGTTGGTATCTTGGGGCTCACTGCGCTGATGTTTTTTGTGTGGTGGCTCGGCTTTGGCATTCCCGCTTTCACTAATACCGAGCTCGGCTTTTCGGCCTTTTACCGCGCCATGACTTTGCTGGTGGTCGCTAGCCCCTGCGCCTTAGTCATTTCGATTCCTTCGGCGATTCTTGCTTCCATCGCATGGGGCGCCCGGCATGGCGTGCTTTTCCGCGGCGGGGCGGCGATCGAAAAATTGGCAGAGGTGAATCTAGTGGCATTGGATAAAACAGGCACGCTGACCACGGGCGAAATGGAAGTGGATCGTATCGAAAGTTTCCCTCCTGGACGCGAAGATGAGGCATTGGAGCTGGCCTATTCACTGGAGAGTCACGGTTCGCACCCGATCGGACGTGCGATTCAAAAATACGCCAAAGCACAAGGGGCTCACCAAAGGAAAATCGACGACTTTGAAGCAATGAGCGGTCAAGGCGTGCAGGGCCGGGCAGGCGATGCGCTCTGTGTGCTGGGACAACGCGAACTGCTGGAGGCTGGCCCCTTGGCTGAGTGGATCCAGTCCGTGCCGGAGCCGTCGCAGGAGTTTGTTGAAAACTGGATTTTTAAGGGCGATCTGATCGCTCGCATCTTATTGCGCGATCAAATACGGCTTGAATCCGCGGCCACCCTTGAGGCCTTGCGCGGGCTAGGCGTGCGCACTGTGATGCTGACTGGTGACCGCCGCGCGGCAGCTGAATCTGTCGGGAGCCAGATTGGTATCGACGAGATACGAGCCGCCCTCAGCCCGGAAGGTAAAGTGTCTGCCATTCGGGAGTATACCGAAGCTGGATACAAGGTCGCGATGGTTGGTGATGGCGTCAATGATGCGCCATGCTTGGCGGCCGCCTATGTCTCGGTAGCCATGGGAGCCCGCGGCAGTGATGCGGCGCTGGAGCAGAGCGAGGTGGTGCTGATGAAAGATCGCATCGAGAATTTTCTAGCGGCGGTCTCTCTGAGTAATCGAGCCCGCGCCATCATTCGTCAAAACCTCGCTATCGCCCTCGGCACCGTCATCCTAATGGCCGGTGCTGCGATCCTAGGTTGGATTCCACTCAGCATCGGAGTCTTCGCCCACGAAGGCAGCACCGTCGTCGTCTGCCTCAACAGCCTGCGGCTGCTCTTTCAATCAAACAAAGAATAA
- a CDS encoding type II secretion system F family protein, whose product MASHQALSNWYTQLGQHLEAGVLLSAALRLSVGPPQTERFAMADRLEQGKPFYAVMATAPQWLPRADRQFLLAGMQTGNLPRTLEHLSARHASIGATQRKLLLGAIYPLLVLHITALLLPVARMIDYETGFNWSLPRYLIESTSCILPIWLLIGALIYLARNNSPWMPRILRLLPIFRHYSHMQAMGNLAYALGTFIAAGVPVPSAWRLSVKLVNDPRYTQAVAQLEPIFAAERDPSTELKQFKCFPADFTAFYQTGAQSGKLDTCLLTAGRQFQERANRALTQASIAYPSGAMAAVACIVIYIVFNVFRGYLQIFDSF is encoded by the coding sequence ATGGCTTCCCACCAAGCTCTCTCTAATTGGTATACACAACTCGGACAACACCTTGAGGCAGGCGTGTTACTCAGCGCTGCGCTACGCCTCAGTGTAGGGCCGCCACAGACAGAACGCTTTGCGATGGCGGATCGCTTGGAGCAAGGCAAGCCCTTCTACGCCGTGATGGCCACTGCGCCCCAATGGCTACCACGGGCGGACCGCCAATTTCTATTGGCCGGCATGCAAACAGGCAACCTACCGCGCACCTTGGAACACTTATCGGCGCGTCACGCCAGTATTGGAGCCACACAGAGAAAACTACTGCTCGGAGCCATTTACCCACTGCTGGTGCTGCACATCACTGCCCTACTACTGCCAGTCGCGCGGATGATCGACTATGAAACGGGATTCAACTGGAGCCTTCCTCGCTATTTAATAGAAAGTACAAGTTGCATCCTGCCGATATGGCTGCTGATCGGAGCACTCATTTATCTGGCCCGCAACAACAGCCCCTGGATGCCACGTATTTTACGACTATTGCCGATTTTCCGACACTACAGCCACATGCAAGCCATGGGCAATTTAGCCTATGCGCTGGGCACCTTCATTGCCGCGGGCGTGCCCGTTCCAAGTGCGTGGCGACTTTCCGTAAAATTAGTGAACGACCCACGCTACACCCAAGCCGTCGCACAACTGGAGCCTATTTTCGCAGCAGAGCGAGATCCATCGACAGAGCTCAAACAATTTAAGTGTTTTCCAGCAGACTTTACTGCATTCTACCAAACCGGCGCTCAAAGCGGCAAACTTGATACATGCCTCTTAACCGCTGGTCGCCAATTCCAAGAACGTGCGAATCGCGCGTTGACACAGGCCTCGATCGCCTATCCAAGCGGGGCGATGGCTGCCGTTGCGTGCATCGTTATATATATAGTTTTCAATGTATTTAGAGGGTATCTACAGATCTTTGATAGCTTTTAA
- a CDS encoding RecQ family ATP-dependent DNA helicase — translation MPDKTAPLALLKERFGFDAFRPGQQTVIECLLDGRSAGAIFPTGSGKSLCYQLPSLLLPGLTLVISPLLALMKDQIDSLRAKGIQAERLDSSLDEADYRRVTDDIRSGTVKLLFVAPERLSNERFLNLIRGQNISLLAVDEAHCISSWGHNFRPDYLKLADAARALKVERVLALTATATPQVASDMASAFDIAPADITNTGFYRANLELRVTACNDAERPALLVERLKQRPAGATIVYVSLQRHAEEVAEHLQQAGFNAAAYHAGMAAEKRVATQEAFMQGRTPIICATIAFGMGIDKSDIRYIYHYHMAKGYESYMQEIGRAGRDGQPSVCELFACPDDATTLENFVYGDTPDSTSLRGLLDELLTSGNEIDFALTDLSRRFDMRQLVVSTLLTRLELAGIIRSVGHYYGSIRFAPKVDSKRLLAQYPSNQAAFLKKVFSCCSKAKKWVTLDMDKAMAHTGQDRGVILRALESMEHKDLAQLQLAGYRQRFELLADTPDIDALSAEIATSFETHEHMEIERIHRMLDYAQGDRCLTANLLEYFGEQIQDCGHCSICQGDAPDELPARQTPGMNSCDLTGFDELIKAHPAALGRPRQQARFLCGLNSPAVSAVRGLRGKALFARCAEVPFAEVLKNLERSTSNIE, via the coding sequence ATGCCCGACAAAACCGCCCCACTCGCCCTGCTTAAAGAACGCTTCGGCTTCGACGCCTTTCGCCCCGGTCAGCAGACCGTGATTGAATGTCTACTCGATGGCCGCAGCGCCGGTGCCATCTTCCCCACCGGCTCGGGCAAGAGTCTGTGCTACCAACTGCCCTCGCTACTACTGCCGGGGCTGACACTCGTGATCTCGCCCTTATTGGCGCTGATGAAAGATCAAATCGACAGCCTGCGCGCCAAAGGCATCCAAGCCGAGCGTTTGGACTCCAGCCTGGATGAGGCCGACTACCGCCGCGTGACCGACGACATACGCAGCGGCACAGTCAAACTACTCTTCGTCGCACCCGAGCGCCTCAGCAACGAACGCTTCCTCAACCTGATTCGCGGTCAGAATATTAGCTTACTCGCCGTCGACGAGGCCCACTGTATCTCCTCTTGGGGCCACAACTTCCGCCCCGACTACCTAAAACTGGCCGACGCCGCACGCGCACTCAAAGTCGAGCGGGTGCTGGCACTCACCGCCACCGCCACACCGCAAGTCGCCAGCGACATGGCGAGCGCCTTTGACATTGCGCCCGCCGACATCACCAACACCGGATTTTACCGTGCCAACCTAGAGCTGCGAGTCACCGCCTGCAACGACGCCGAGCGCCCCGCGCTGCTGGTAGAGCGCCTCAAGCAGCGCCCTGCGGGCGCGACCATCGTATACGTCAGCCTACAGCGTCACGCCGAAGAAGTCGCCGAGCACTTGCAACAAGCCGGCTTCAACGCGGCCGCCTACCACGCAGGCATGGCTGCGGAAAAACGCGTCGCCACCCAAGAGGCCTTCATGCAAGGCCGCACACCCATCATTTGCGCCACCATCGCCTTCGGCATGGGCATCGACAAGTCCGACATCCGCTATATTTACCACTATCACATGGCTAAAGGCTACGAAAGCTACATGCAGGAGATCGGCCGCGCCGGACGCGATGGACAGCCCTCAGTCTGCGAGCTCTTCGCCTGCCCCGACGACGCCACCACTTTGGAAAACTTCGTCTATGGCGACACGCCCGACAGCACCAGTCTGCGCGGACTACTCGACGAATTACTAACTAGCGGCAACGAGATCGACTTCGCACTCACCGACCTCTCGCGCCGCTTCGACATGCGTCAGCTAGTAGTCAGCACCTTGCTCACCCGCTTGGAATTGGCGGGCATCATTCGCTCTGTCGGACACTACTATGGCAGCATACGTTTCGCCCCCAAAGTAGACAGCAAGCGGTTACTCGCCCAATACCCCTCCAACCAAGCCGCCTTTTTGAAGAAAGTCTTCAGCTGCTGCAGCAAAGCCAAGAAATGGGTCACCCTAGACATGGACAAGGCCATGGCCCACACCGGACAGGACCGCGGCGTCATTCTGCGGGCACTGGAAAGTATGGAGCACAAAGACCTCGCCCAGCTGCAACTGGCCGGCTACCGACAGCGCTTTGAACTCCTTGCGGATACACCCGACATCGATGCCCTCAGCGCGGAGATAGCGACCAGCTTTGAAACCCACGAGCACATGGAGATCGAGCGCATCCACCGCATGCTCGACTATGCCCAAGGGGATCGCTGCCTAACCGCAAACCTACTCGAATATTTTGGAGAGCAGATCCAAGACTGCGGGCACTGCAGCATCTGCCAAGGCGACGCTCCCGACGAGCTGCCAGCAAGGCAGACCCCCGGCATGAACAGCTGCGATCTGACGGGATTTGATGAACTGATAAAAGCGCATCCCGCAGCCTTGGGCCGCCCACGCCAGCAAGCCCGATTCCTCTGCGGACTCAACTCGCCTGCGGTGTCCGCCGTGCGCGGCCTGCGCGGCAAAGCACTGTTCGCGCGCTGCGCCGAAGTGCCCTTCGCCGAGGTGCTGAAGAACCTCGAACGCTCAACGTCCAACATCGAATGA
- a CDS encoding DEAD/DEAH box helicase: MTTTATGKLEGLEGFEKLDIGELYYIGDRRFVDQGLAYYRQFAVEGLEWDGRQKRMTALVQGRRHHAYEVGLQVRNGRLVHECECGDWETYGGCRHAVAAAAAMFLSVQGMSVGGQSMPDDYAQELRKQLGYRDVGGEGHQGETEVPQQAVEFQLMEVDNNGNLGFSIEGSVPKSFLASFGIVLASSYGFRLSREFVLNDPEEQLQRFLEEAQAAKIAVLSMLDGEPHPLTMESGIAHLEIQHTLSDDRVVRRMRFLDTVGMELDVVHLIPNSSFVLLAEGGVCRVDSNGLGLAGNLGPIRMDLEVEAFNEQNLTPNSSNESYLFAANGAKKKPRQLKPKQIRLELDLTAMENVAGEWEAFEFDLWLNFDGCRVELYELVSRFLAPALHVYGGKLLSAKRRVRSLCDLLRRVLSSELPSGELELQNYASDYPELFDVNYRVGVCEIAEKLVQAIEAYDADYQVTLADEDGQRWLRGCLDLRKVAMLLFSVSDASSRTDLLNLEEGSIELAHPEAGAEALQRIVSVCRTLGVQVQFNEQAIRSEPLSISVDTRASGSDIDWFQLHPSIRCGDRTIKPEEWQKLILGQLLIEDKDGSLIMPQIEGGEGGLEMLAELLRPQRQKPDGSRAAADDTLQVSRLEMLDWIMLRKHGVHVTLPEEAESLFSSLSQFNGVGDFVKPASLNADLRPYQQEGCAWIDFLYHHRFGACLADDMGLGKTVQTIAFLAGYFEKNPNLKRASVLIVLPPSLVFNWQEEFVRFAPSLKVVDCLRKGAWHDALSDAQVILTTYDRVRLDLEAMEGNRFEIVVFDEAHNLKNVSAARTKAAAHINRRFTLCLTGTPVENNASEFYSVMSAAVPGIFGTLKAFKEYFREAPDRILGRSRPFILRRTKDKILKDLPKKEEHELFLEMSPMQKEIYTRTVAEVKAEVAEAYEDRPEQQAGIVALAAILRLRQVCVSPELLGKHLPEHAPKFGYMADKLEELHAEGHGALVFSQFIGGLDQMEAVAKERGIDYLRMDGRTPVAKRKEIVQSFQSGQGPAFFFISLKTGGVGLNLTRANYVFHLDPWWNPAVENQASDRAHRIGQTRSVFVQRLIMKHSIEARMLELKARKAELFKQLVEEPGAKAAKAGLTRHDFDYLLNG; encoded by the coding sequence ATGACGACTACTGCTACAGGAAAATTAGAAGGGCTGGAAGGCTTCGAAAAACTCGATATTGGCGAGCTATACTACATCGGTGACCGCCGCTTTGTAGATCAAGGCTTAGCTTACTACCGTCAGTTCGCTGTCGAAGGTTTAGAATGGGACGGCCGGCAAAAGCGTATGACTGCGTTGGTGCAGGGACGTCGCCATCATGCCTACGAAGTGGGACTACAAGTGCGCAACGGACGTTTGGTGCACGAATGTGAGTGCGGAGACTGGGAGACCTATGGTGGCTGTAGGCATGCTGTGGCGGCTGCGGCTGCGATGTTTCTTTCGGTGCAAGGTATGAGCGTCGGGGGGCAATCGATGCCAGACGATTATGCGCAAGAGCTACGTAAACAGCTCGGTTACCGTGATGTCGGCGGTGAGGGGCATCAAGGTGAAACAGAGGTGCCGCAGCAGGCGGTCGAGTTTCAGCTGATGGAGGTCGATAACAATGGTAATTTAGGTTTCAGCATTGAGGGTTCGGTGCCGAAGAGCTTTCTAGCCTCATTTGGAATTGTTCTCGCCAGCAGTTATGGTTTTCGCCTTTCCCGGGAGTTTGTCTTGAATGATCCGGAAGAGCAGTTGCAGCGATTTTTGGAAGAAGCTCAAGCGGCTAAGATCGCGGTGTTGTCGATGTTGGATGGTGAGCCGCACCCGTTGACGATGGAGTCGGGAATTGCACACCTGGAAATTCAGCATACGCTATCTGATGATCGAGTGGTGCGACGTATGCGTTTTCTCGATACAGTGGGCATGGAATTGGATGTCGTCCACTTGATACCTAATAGCTCTTTTGTTCTGTTGGCGGAAGGTGGAGTCTGTCGAGTGGATTCAAATGGCCTGGGGCTTGCGGGTAATTTAGGTCCGATCCGTATGGACCTTGAGGTGGAAGCCTTTAATGAACAGAATCTAACGCCGAATTCATCTAACGAATCGTACTTGTTTGCGGCCAATGGTGCAAAAAAGAAGCCGCGCCAACTGAAACCGAAGCAGATTCGGCTGGAATTGGACCTGACTGCTATGGAAAATGTGGCGGGCGAATGGGAAGCCTTTGAATTTGACCTCTGGCTCAATTTCGATGGATGTCGCGTGGAGCTCTACGAGTTGGTCTCGCGTTTCTTAGCACCCGCATTGCATGTCTATGGCGGTAAGTTGCTTAGCGCAAAACGCCGTGTGCGCAGCCTGTGCGATCTGCTGCGCCGGGTACTGTCGTCGGAGCTTCCGTCGGGGGAGTTGGAGCTACAAAATTACGCATCGGACTATCCGGAGCTTTTTGACGTTAACTATCGTGTGGGCGTGTGTGAGATCGCGGAGAAATTGGTGCAAGCGATCGAGGCCTATGATGCCGATTATCAAGTGACACTGGCTGATGAGGATGGGCAGCGCTGGTTGCGTGGTTGCTTGGATTTGCGTAAAGTGGCGATGTTGCTATTTAGCGTTAGTGATGCATCGAGCCGCACGGATTTACTTAATTTGGAGGAGGGCTCTATTGAGTTGGCGCACCCCGAGGCGGGGGCAGAGGCGCTGCAGCGAATTGTTTCCGTGTGCCGCACCTTGGGGGTTCAAGTGCAATTTAACGAGCAGGCCATTCGCTCGGAGCCTCTCAGTATCTCGGTCGATACACGAGCTTCGGGCTCAGATATTGATTGGTTTCAGTTGCACCCTTCGATTCGTTGTGGCGATCGCACTATCAAACCTGAGGAGTGGCAGAAGCTTATTTTGGGGCAACTCTTGATCGAGGATAAGGATGGTAGCTTGATTATGCCTCAGATTGAAGGGGGCGAGGGCGGACTCGAAATGTTAGCCGAACTTTTACGGCCACAGCGTCAGAAGCCGGATGGGAGTCGTGCTGCGGCGGATGATACATTGCAAGTTTCACGTTTGGAGATGCTTGACTGGATCATGTTGCGCAAGCATGGGGTGCATGTGACCTTGCCTGAAGAAGCGGAAAGTCTGTTTTCCAGTTTATCTCAATTTAATGGTGTCGGCGATTTTGTGAAGCCTGCGAGTTTGAATGCGGATCTGCGACCTTATCAGCAGGAGGGCTGCGCGTGGATTGATTTTCTCTACCATCACCGCTTTGGCGCTTGTTTGGCAGATGACATGGGTTTGGGAAAAACCGTACAGACCATCGCCTTTTTGGCGGGGTATTTTGAGAAAAATCCTAATCTGAAGCGAGCCAGTGTGTTGATTGTGTTGCCGCCCAGCTTGGTCTTTAATTGGCAGGAAGAATTTGTACGCTTTGCTCCGAGTCTGAAGGTGGTCGATTGCTTGAGGAAGGGAGCTTGGCATGATGCTTTGTCAGATGCGCAGGTGATTTTGACAACTTATGATCGCGTGCGATTGGATTTGGAAGCGATGGAGGGGAACCGTTTCGAGATTGTTGTCTTTGATGAGGCGCACAACCTGAAGAACGTGTCTGCGGCTCGCACTAAAGCGGCGGCGCATATAAACCGTCGTTTCACACTTTGTCTGACGGGAACGCCGGTGGAAAACAACGCGTCGGAGTTTTACTCTGTGATGTCGGCTGCGGTGCCTGGTATTTTTGGCACATTAAAAGCCTTCAAAGAATACTTTCGTGAAGCCCCCGATCGTATTTTGGGGCGTTCACGGCCCTTTATTTTGCGTCGCACCAAGGACAAAATTTTGAAGGATTTGCCGAAGAAGGAAGAGCATGAACTCTTTCTGGAAATGTCGCCGATGCAGAAAGAAATCTACACGCGCACTGTCGCGGAGGTCAAAGCTGAGGTGGCAGAAGCTTATGAGGATCGTCCGGAGCAACAGGCAGGCATCGTAGCGCTGGCCGCGATCTTGCGCTTACGTCAAGTGTGCGTCAGTCCGGAGTTATTGGGCAAGCACCTGCCGGAACACGCTCCGAAGTTTGGCTATATGGCGGACAAACTGGAAGAGCTACATGCCGAAGGGCACGGTGCCTTGGTCTTTAGCCAATTCATCGGTGGACTGGATCAAATGGAAGCAGTGGCCAAAGAGCGTGGCATCGATTACTTACGTATGGATGGACGCACTCCAGTGGCTAAGCGTAAAGAGATCGTGCAATCCTTCCAGAGTGGGCAAGGGCCGGCCTTCTTCTTTATCAGCCTCAAAACTGGTGGTGTCGGTCTTAATTTGACGCGCGCCAATTATGTCTTTCACCTCGATCCGTGGTGGAACCCGGCGGTGGAGAATCAAGCCAGTGACCGTGCGCACCGTATCGGCCAGACGCGTTCAGTTTTCGTGCAGCGTCTAATCATGAAGCACAGTATCGAGGCGCGCATGTTGGAGCTTAAGGCTCGCAAGGCTGAGCTGTTTAAGCAATTGGTCGAAGAGCCAGGTGCGAAGGCGGCGAAGGCTGGCCTGACGCGTCATGACTTTGATTATTTGCTAAATGGCTAA